The Euwallacea similis isolate ESF13 chromosome 15, ESF131.1, whole genome shotgun sequence genome has a window encoding:
- the MTPAP gene encoding poly(A) RNA polymerase, mitochondrial isoform X2, with the protein MFLWKARRNYFKIGNVIQGFFSEKPYNCCEMKTYCQEASADDETNAFIPFMKMIEMRRSQASRSVLVQVQSAQSYKELSTYCESIGKVKNIFHYSEGPEAMHFILVEFSSEDDVKRVLETSTHIQDNQNVPATSQFLWFRAAPKKLGKLKQNKQAKLSIENGTKVISESELRGTLKHCKTISDQINQLYNLTRLNDLGQRLRFLTAKQVEGAMSGIFPKVCAFPFGSSVNGFGKMDCDLDIVLRLGSEKEKDASRLVYHCKAASGSERSTNQRNMETVGDLLNLFLPGCSQVRRILQAKVPIIKYHQQLTNIECDLSMSNMSGVYMSDFLFIMGEIDPRVRPLVFAIRKWAKEVYLTNTTPGKWISNFSLTLLVLAFLQKPLRSSPVLPTLNHLTKLAGPEDQYITEEGINGTFLRNIQNLNLKNQNTDSLESLLLEFFEHYAQFDFSRKAICLNEAVSITKPEHSPLYIVNPLERGLNVSKNVSVEELDRFKIEVRNAAWLLESQKNKLDDKGLLTIFEMKQNMQEKLNFVFSQKNNRLMEVKNAVQNIKKETKENIKSIENQHRRRKSGR; encoded by the exons ATGTTTCTGTGGAAAGCCAGAAGAAACTATTTCAAAATAGGTAATGTCATTCAGGGCTTCTTTTCAGAGAAACCTTACAATTGCTGTGAAATGAAAACATATTGCCAAGAAG caAGTGCGGATGATGAGACAAATGCCTTCATACCATTTATGAAGATGATTGAAATGAGACGATCTCAAGCCTCAAGAAGTGTTTTAGTACAAGTGCAGTCAGCACAGTCATACAAAGAACTTTCAACATATTGCGAATCTATTGGAAAAGTGAAGaacatatttcattattctgAAGGTCCTGAAGCAATG CACTTTATATTGGTAGAATTTTCATCTGAAGATGATGTGAAAAGAGTATTAGAAACAAGTACTCATATTCAAGACAATCAGAATGTTCCAGCTACTTCACAATTTCTTTGGTTTAGAGCTGCACCTAAAAAgttgggaaaattgaaacaaaacaaGCAGGCTAAATTGTCCATTGAAAATGGGACAAAAGTTATAAGTGAAAGCGAGTTGAGAGGAACATTAAAGCATTGCAAAACA atttcagatcaaatcaatcaattaTACAATTTAACAAGATTAAATGATCTTGGGCAGAGGTTAAGATTTTTGACTGCTAAACAAGTGGAAGGTGCAATGTCtggaatatttccaaaagtgTGTGCATTTCCATTTGGCTCTTCAGTTAATGGATTTGGAAAGATGGACTGTGATTTGGATATTGTTTTGAGACTTGGATCAGAAAAG gaaaaagaCGCCAGTAGGCTTGTATATCATTGTAAAGCTGCATCAGGTTCAGAACGATCAACAAACCAAAGAAATATGGAAACTGTTGGCGATTTATTAAACTTGTTTTTACCTGGTTGTTCTCAAGTAAGAAGGATATTGCAAGCTAAGGTCCCAATTATCAAATACCATCAACAGTTAACTAACATTGAATGTGATCTTTCAATGTCAAATAT GAGTGGAGTGTATATGTCCGACTTTTTATTCATCATGGGTGAGATAGATCCAAGAGTTAGACCGCTAGTCTTTGCTATTAGAAAATGGGCGAAGGAGGTATATCTAACAAACACGACACCAGGAAAATGGATATCGAACTTTTCATTGACGTTGTTAGTTCTAGCATTCCTACAAAAGCCATTGCGTTCATCGCCAGTCTTGCCCACTTTGAATCATTTAACAAAACTAGCTG GTCCAGAAGATCAATACATTACAGAAGAGGGAATAAATGGGACATTCTTGAGAAACATACAAaacctgaatttaaaaaaccaaaatacgGACTCGCTTGAATCTTTACTACTGGAATTTTTCGAGCATTACGCCCAATTCGATTTCTCTCGGAAAGCGATTTGCCTCAATGAAGCCGTTTCAATAACAAAACCAGAACATAGTCCACTTTATATCGTCAATCCCCTCGAAAGGGGATTGAATGTTAGTAAAAATGTCAGTGTGGAAGAACTAGACCGTTTTAAAATCGAGGTGAGAAACGCAGCGTGGCTTCTAGaatcccaaaaaaataaattggatgACAAAGgattattaacaatatttgaaatgaaGCAAAACATGCAGGAGAAACTAAACTTTGTGTTTTCACAAAAGAATAATAGGTTGATGGAA GTCAAAAATGCTGtgcaaaatattaagaaagaaacgaaggaaaatattaaatcaataGAAAATCAACATAGAAGAAGAAAGTCGGGCAGGTAG
- the LOC136413803 gene encoding piggyBac transposable element-derived protein 4-like — MASNNRPLSDKELQNEIQRIMNGDFQNDSYLESGDEIDNEWEEEDRLEVESKSTDSNISDFGEEVNNERDNVNGTNLVIANQPLDNPIYGESSTSSEENIPLSIIAASLKRKRNIIKPKSIRLKGKNGHKWSTKLPQLSKRTARRNIVHFISGSKVGGEVCSEIVDYFLLFFSEDILNRIVVHTNEEIAKQAEKYTSNTPTISILSKMELLALFGILVMTAVKKDNHLNAKQMFDSTISGSFYKGCMSCERFIFLVNCLRFDSKKTRTERLKNDAFAHIREIWNTFIETCRTSYTPSSYLTIDEQLLRFRGRCPFRMYIPNKPSKYGIKIVMLCDSSSKYMIDASPYLGKSTHTGGLPLSNYYIKELTKSVHGTNRNITMDNWFTSVGIADELLSDPYKLTIIGTIRKNKKEIPPEMLELAKRKPQSSMFCFDKSKTLLSYMPKKNKLVLLLSTMHEGAEISEINNKPIIILNYNETKSGVDTFDQMCSNMSCSRKTRRWPLCIFYGMVNTTCVNSYVLYCCNNLKNGEKPLRRYQFMIHLAHQLARPWMEHRLSGTTLRRKLRQTIQEILKIEKRFDNATQVEGKRTLCYYCPSRLRRMTTIYCTHCKHAMCGEHRGKSCTECLQD; from the coding sequence atggCATCCAACAATAGGCCTTTGAGTGACAAAGAactgcaaaatgaaattcaaagaattaTGAATGGCGATTTCCAAAATGATTCATATTTAGAGTCTGGTGATGAAATTGATAATGAGTGGGAAGAAGAAGATCGTTTGGAGGTTGAAAGTAAATCAACTGACAGTAACATTAGTGACTTTGGGGAAGAAGTAAACAATGAGAGAGATAATGTAAACGGGACTAATTTAGTTATTGCTAATCAACCTTTGGACAATCCAATATACGGAGAGAGTAGTACATCatctgaagaaaatattcCGTTATCTATTATAGCGGCTTCGTTAAAACGAAAaaggaatataataaaaccaaaatcaataagactaaaaggaaaaaatggacACAAATGGTCCACAAAATTGCCGCAACTATCAAAAAGGACAGCAAGAAGAAATATAGTCCATTTCATATCAGGAAGTAAAGTTGGTGGTGAAGTGTGTTCagaaattgttgattatttCCTGCTTTTTTTTTCGGAGGATATTTTGAATAGAATTGTTGTTCACACCAACGAAGAAATTGCCAAACAGGCAGAAAAGTATACTTCTAATACGCCTACCATATCTATACTATCTAAAATGGAACTATTGGCATTGTTTGGTATTCTAGTAATGACTGCCGTCAAGAAGGATAACCATTTGAATGCCAAACAAATGTTTGATAGCACAATCTCTGGCTCTTTTTATAAAGGATGCATGAGTTGTGAGAGGTTTATTTTCCTGGTAAATTGCCTACGATTTGACAGCAAGAAGACAAGAACGGAAAGGTTAAAGAACGACGCATTTGCTCATATTCGTGAAATCTGGAATACATTCATCGAAACGTGCCGAACATCATATACTCCTTCATCATATTTGACGATTGACGAACAACTCTTGAGGTTTCGAGGCAGATGTCCGTTTAGGATGTATATTCCAAataaaccttcaaaatatggaattaaaattgttatgctCTGCGACTCTTCCTCGAAATATATGATCGATGCCAGTCCTTATTTGGGAAAATCCACGCACACAGGAGGGTTACCATTATCTAACTATTACATAAAAGAGTTGACTAAATCTGTACATGGAACAAACCGAAATATCACAATGGACAATTGGTTTACCTCCGTTGGGATAGCAGATGAACTATTGAGTGATCCATATAAACTTACCATCATTGgaacaattagaaaaaataaaaaagaaatcccACCCGAAATGCTTGAACTTGCAAAAAGAAAGCCTCAATCCtcaatgttttgttttgacaaaagtaaaactttattGTCGTATAtgcctaaaaaaaataagctaGTATTACTGCTTTCCACTATGCACGAAGGGGCagaaatttcggaaataaataataaaccaataaTAATCTTGAATTATAATGAGACAAAGTCCGGTGTGGACACATTTGATCAAATGTGTTCAAACATGTCTTGTAGCAGGAAAACTAGACGGTGGCCACTATGCATTTTTTACGGAATGGTAAACACAACCTGTGTCAATTCGTATGTATTATATTGTtgtaacaatttgaaaaatggtgaaaaacCCCTTCGTCGATATCAATTTATGATTCACCTAGCTCACCAGCTTGCCAGGCCTTGGATGGAACATCGACTAAGTGGTACAACTTTACGCCGCAAACTTCGACAAACTATTCAAGAAATcctcaaaatcgaaaaaagatTTGACAACGCCACTCAAGTAGAAGGCAAACGTACCTTATGTTACTATTGTCCCAGCAGGTTAAGGCGAATGACGACCATTTACTGCACTCATTGCAAACATGCTATGTGCGGCGAACACCGCGGGAAATCTTGCACGGAATGCTTACAGGATTAA
- the Txl gene encoding thioredoxin-like protein 1 codes for MGFVKAVTDEANFQAELANAGTKLVVVDFTASWCGACQRMAPVFQQYSIKYPKAVFLKVDVDQCQETATAQGVSAMPTFIFYRNKTKIERLQGADPTGLESKIRQFYGSEEGDDGEGIAGHMDLSPFIMKPQCECLNESDEHPLSHALTSSGGYLESNCDEQLIISITFNQSVKIHSIKMKAPSDKGPKNVRIFINQTRTFDFDLANSYTSVHDLELTSEDLEGNPINLKYVKFQNVQNIQFFIKDNQSGGEVTQIDHLAIIGSPINTTNMNDFKRVGGKKGESH; via the exons ATGGGTTTTGTGAAAGCGGTCACAGATGAAGCAAACTTTCAAGCAGAGTTAGCCAATGCTGGTACCAAACTAGTGGTAGTGGATTTTACTGCTAGCTG GTGTGGAGCGTGCCAAAGAATGGCACCAGTTTTTCAACAGTATTCTATTAAATACCCCAAAGCTGTGTTCTTAAAAGTTGATGTTGATCAGTGTCAAGAAACTGCTACTGCACAGGGAGTGTCAGCAATGCCAACCTTTATTTTCTATAGGAACAAA ACCAAAATTGAGAGACTTCAAGGTGCCGATCCAACTGGCCTTGAAAGTAAAATACGGCAATTCTATGGATCAGAAGAAGGAGATGATGGTGAAGGGATTGCCGGACAT ATGGATTTGTCTCCATTTATCATGAAGCCTCAATGTGAATGTCTTAATGAAAGTGATGAACATCCATTAAGTCACGCTCTGACATCTAGCGGTGGTTATTTAGAGTCAAATTGTGACGAACAACTAATTATTTCCATAACATTTAACCAGTCAGTAAAAATTCATAGCATCAAGATGAAGGCACCTTCAGACAAGGGGCCAAAGAATGTTAGAATTTTCATCAACCAAACTAgaacttttgattttgatcTGGCTAACAGTTACACAAGTGTTCATGACTTAGA ACTCACAAGTGAAGATTTAGAAGGAAACCCAATCAAcctgaaatatgtcaaattccAGAATGTACAGAACATTCAATTCTTTATAAAGGACAACCAGTCTGGAGGTGAAGTAACACAAATTGACCATTTAGCAATTATCGGTTCACCTATCAATACCACAAATATGAACGATTTCAAACGAGTTGGGGGTAAAAAGGGAGAAAGCCACTGA
- the tun gene encoding protein N-terminal glutamine amidohydrolase: MTSEPNGKLLQEGTKKNIVNLFPKQGECSYVSCYCEENVYKLVEEVTKSYPSELNKCFAVFISNQSRTVPLWKQRAGKDEDRLIIWDYHVIFVYHPEPEKCLVYDLDSELPFPTYVHKYVIETFRTDQILKPDYFRYFRVIGACEFIKEFASDRRHMRRPDGSWIKPPPNYPAITAANSIHNLEEYIQMDHSKGPGQVLNLTQFVQRFYKPAT; this comes from the exons ATGACCTCCGAACCTAATGGAAAACTTCTTCAAGAAGGcacgaagaaaaatattgtcaatTTGTTTCCTAAACAAGGAGAATGTTCATATGTCTCTTGCTACTG tgaAGAAAATGTATATAAGCTTGTAGAAGAGGTAACAAAATCCTATCCCAGTGAACTTAATAAATGCTTTGCAGTTTTTATATCAAACCAAAGCCGAACTGTGCCTCTATGGAAGCAGAGAGCTGGAAAAGATGAAGATCGCTTGATAATCTGG gACTACCATGTGATATTTGTGTACCATCCAGAACCAGAGAAATGTCTAGTTTATGACTTAGACTCTGAGTTGCCTTTTCCAACTTATGTCCATAAATATGTAATAGAGACATTTAGGACAGATCAAATACTGAAGCCAGATTATTTCAG GTATTTTAGAGTCATTGGAGCATGTGaatttataaaagaatttgCATCTGACAGACGCCATATGCGAAGACCAGATGGATCTTGGATTAAACCACCACCAAATTATCCAGCAATTACAGCTGCAA ATTCAATTCATAATCTTGAAGAGTACATTCAAATGGACCATAGTAAAGGACCAGGGCAAGTATTAAATCTTACTCAATTCGTTCAGAGATTTTATAAACCTGCAACATAA
- the MTPAP gene encoding poly(A) RNA polymerase, mitochondrial isoform X1 — protein sequence MFLWKARRNYFKIGNVIQGFFSEKPYNCCEMKTYCQEASADDETNAFIPFMKMIEMRRSQASRSVLVQVQSAQSYKELSTYCESIGKVKNIFHYSEGPEAMHFILVEFSSEDDVKRVLETSTHIQDNQNVPATSQFLWFRAAPKKLGKLKQNKQAKLSIENGTKVISESELRGTLKHCKTISDQINQLYNLTRLNDLGQRLRFLTAKQVEGAMSGIFPKVCAFPFGSSVNGFGKMDCDLDIVLRLGSEKEKDASRLVYHCKAASGSERSTNQRNMETVGDLLNLFLPGCSQVRRILQAKVPIIKYHQQLTNIECDLSMSNMSGVYMSDFLFIMGEIDPRVRPLVFAIRKWAKEVYLTNTTPGKWISNFSLTLLVLAFLQKPLRSSPVLPTLNHLTKLAGPEDQYITEEGINGTFLRNIQNLNLKNQNTDSLESLLLEFFEHYAQFDFSRKAICLNEAVSITKPEHSPLYIVNPLERGLNVSKNVSVEELDRFKIEVRNAAWLLESQKNKLDDKGLLTIFEMKQNMQEKLNFVFSQKNNRLMEVSALFEEDEEIKEVEYKNAQVKNAVQNIKKETKENIKSIENQHRRRKSGR from the exons ATGTTTCTGTGGAAAGCCAGAAGAAACTATTTCAAAATAGGTAATGTCATTCAGGGCTTCTTTTCAGAGAAACCTTACAATTGCTGTGAAATGAAAACATATTGCCAAGAAG caAGTGCGGATGATGAGACAAATGCCTTCATACCATTTATGAAGATGATTGAAATGAGACGATCTCAAGCCTCAAGAAGTGTTTTAGTACAAGTGCAGTCAGCACAGTCATACAAAGAACTTTCAACATATTGCGAATCTATTGGAAAAGTGAAGaacatatttcattattctgAAGGTCCTGAAGCAATG CACTTTATATTGGTAGAATTTTCATCTGAAGATGATGTGAAAAGAGTATTAGAAACAAGTACTCATATTCAAGACAATCAGAATGTTCCAGCTACTTCACAATTTCTTTGGTTTAGAGCTGCACCTAAAAAgttgggaaaattgaaacaaaacaaGCAGGCTAAATTGTCCATTGAAAATGGGACAAAAGTTATAAGTGAAAGCGAGTTGAGAGGAACATTAAAGCATTGCAAAACA atttcagatcaaatcaatcaattaTACAATTTAACAAGATTAAATGATCTTGGGCAGAGGTTAAGATTTTTGACTGCTAAACAAGTGGAAGGTGCAATGTCtggaatatttccaaaagtgTGTGCATTTCCATTTGGCTCTTCAGTTAATGGATTTGGAAAGATGGACTGTGATTTGGATATTGTTTTGAGACTTGGATCAGAAAAG gaaaaagaCGCCAGTAGGCTTGTATATCATTGTAAAGCTGCATCAGGTTCAGAACGATCAACAAACCAAAGAAATATGGAAACTGTTGGCGATTTATTAAACTTGTTTTTACCTGGTTGTTCTCAAGTAAGAAGGATATTGCAAGCTAAGGTCCCAATTATCAAATACCATCAACAGTTAACTAACATTGAATGTGATCTTTCAATGTCAAATAT GAGTGGAGTGTATATGTCCGACTTTTTATTCATCATGGGTGAGATAGATCCAAGAGTTAGACCGCTAGTCTTTGCTATTAGAAAATGGGCGAAGGAGGTATATCTAACAAACACGACACCAGGAAAATGGATATCGAACTTTTCATTGACGTTGTTAGTTCTAGCATTCCTACAAAAGCCATTGCGTTCATCGCCAGTCTTGCCCACTTTGAATCATTTAACAAAACTAGCTG GTCCAGAAGATCAATACATTACAGAAGAGGGAATAAATGGGACATTCTTGAGAAACATACAAaacctgaatttaaaaaaccaaaatacgGACTCGCTTGAATCTTTACTACTGGAATTTTTCGAGCATTACGCCCAATTCGATTTCTCTCGGAAAGCGATTTGCCTCAATGAAGCCGTTTCAATAACAAAACCAGAACATAGTCCACTTTATATCGTCAATCCCCTCGAAAGGGGATTGAATGTTAGTAAAAATGTCAGTGTGGAAGAACTAGACCGTTTTAAAATCGAGGTGAGAAACGCAGCGTGGCTTCTAGaatcccaaaaaaataaattggatgACAAAGgattattaacaatatttgaaatgaaGCAAAACATGCAGGAGAAACTAAACTTTGTGTTTTCACAAAAGAATAATAGGTTGATGGAAGTGAGTGCCTTGTTTGAAGAAGACGAAGAGATCAAGGAAGTGGAGTATAAAAATGCGCAGGTCAAAAATGCTGtgcaaaatattaagaaagaaacgaaggaaaatattaaatcaataGAAAATCAACATAGAAGAAGAAAGTCGGGCAGGTAG